A window of the Desulfotignum phosphitoxidans DSM 13687 genome harbors these coding sequences:
- a CDS encoding UDP-N-acetylmuramate--L-alanine ligase, with protein sequence MTKIRRIHLIAACGTGMGTLACMLKQMGYEVTGSDQHVYPPMSDFLAASDIRLFDRFDPANLDQTPDLVIIGNAVTRDNPEAAAVLAGQIPYLSMPQAVNRFIAVDKKIILITGTHGKTTTAAIMAHLLTVAGLDPGFMIGGILKDYQSGFRIGNGEYMVIEGDEYDTAFFDKGPKFMHYDPFITIMTGVEFDHADIFKDLDHVKSVFAQLVSKIADTSVLIACKDSPHLMDILADQNINPVFYGSDGDWRYADMVHTHRLTRTQIQGPESDYEIETRLPGHHNLMNFLACAAAAHTLGISTATVKQAMASFSGIRRRQDVRGVKRGITVMDDFAHHPSAVAATIRAVKPFYHPGRVIAVFEPRTNTSMRRFFQDTYPAAFTQADMVCICNPAVKKNIPENERFSPEKLVSDINALGVEAHYFSDTNGLLSFLPSRLIPSDLVLIMSNGGFDNIHIRLLDTIEMIYQGETDDAK encoded by the coding sequence ATGACCAAAATTCGCCGCATACATCTGATTGCTGCCTGCGGGACGGGTATGGGAACTCTGGCCTGCATGCTCAAGCAGATGGGGTATGAAGTGACCGGATCGGATCAGCATGTGTACCCCCCCATGAGCGATTTTCTGGCAGCCAGTGACATCCGGTTGTTTGACCGGTTTGATCCGGCCAATCTGGATCAAACTCCGGATCTGGTGATCATCGGAAATGCCGTGACCCGGGACAATCCCGAAGCTGCTGCGGTTCTGGCCGGGCAGATTCCCTATCTGTCCATGCCCCAGGCCGTGAACCGGTTTATCGCAGTCGATAAAAAGATCATTTTGATCACTGGTACCCATGGTAAAACCACGACCGCTGCTATTATGGCCCATTTACTGACCGTGGCGGGGCTGGATCCCGGGTTCATGATCGGCGGGATTTTAAAGGACTACCAGTCCGGGTTCCGAATCGGCAATGGGGAATACATGGTCATTGAAGGGGATGAATATGATACCGCCTTTTTTGACAAAGGGCCCAAATTCATGCACTATGATCCGTTTATCACGATCATGACCGGTGTGGAATTCGACCATGCCGATATTTTCAAGGATCTGGATCATGTCAAGTCGGTATTTGCTCAACTGGTGTCAAAAATAGCGGATACCAGTGTTCTGATTGCTTGCAAAGACAGCCCCCATCTCATGGATATTCTGGCAGACCAAAACATAAACCCTGTTTTTTACGGATCTGACGGTGACTGGAGATATGCGGATATGGTTCATACCCATCGTCTGACCCGGACTCAAATCCAAGGGCCTGAATCCGATTATGAGATTGAAACCCGGTTGCCCGGCCATCACAATCTGATGAATTTTCTGGCTTGTGCGGCGGCGGCCCATACGTTGGGGATCAGCACGGCCACGGTGAAACAGGCCATGGCATCGTTTTCCGGTATCCGGCGCCGTCAGGATGTCCGGGGGGTTAAACGCGGTATCACGGTCATGGACGATTTTGCCCATCATCCGTCTGCGGTGGCAGCCACTATCCGGGCAGTGAAACCGTTTTACCATCCGGGCCGGGTGATTGCCGTGTTTGAGCCCCGCACCAACACCTCCATGCGCCGGTTTTTCCAGGACACCTATCCTGCCGCATTTACCCAAGCGGATATGGTGTGTATCTGCAATCCGGCCGTTAAAAAAAACATACCTGAAAATGAGCGGTTTTCCCCTGAAAAGCTGGTGTCGGATATCAATGCGCTCGGTGTGGAAGCCCATTATTTTTCCGATACAAACGGGCTGCTGTCGTTTCTGCCTTCCCGGCTGATTCCCAGCGATCTGGTGCTGATCATGTCTAATGGCGGATTTGACAATATCCATATCCGACTGCTTGACACAATTGAAATGATATATCAAGGAGAGACAGATGATGCAAAATGA
- the hemL gene encoding glutamate-1-semialdehyde 2,1-aminomutase → MQHSKSLDLFNKAKQLIPGGVNSPVRACNSVGGQPVFIERGDKSRLFDVDGNDYIDYVMSWGPLVLGHRPPEVIQALMQALETGTSFGAPTHLETQLAELVTQTVPSVEMVRMVNSGTEATMSAVRLARGFTGRNIIIKFDGCYHGHADTLLVAAGSGVATLNIPGSPGVPQTVTQNTLSLPYNDIEGFKQVMAQQGDQVAGVILEPVAGNMGMVRPREGFLETLRKETQKYGAVLIFDEVMTGFRVAKNSAQGLFNITPDLTCFGKIIGGGLPVGAYGGKKEIMSQIAPTGPVYQAGTLSGNPLAMAAGIATLTALQKDGVYDTLETRTSDLMNGFKAAADEAGIPFQSGHVGSMAGFFFTDRKVVDFQDAKTSDLDRFAAFYRGMLAKGIYLAPSQFEACFVSLAHTKKDIDDTIAAAKAVMAEI, encoded by the coding sequence ATGCAACACAGCAAATCCCTTGATTTGTTCAACAAGGCAAAACAATTGATTCCCGGAGGTGTCAATTCTCCGGTACGGGCATGCAATTCCGTGGGCGGGCAGCCGGTATTCATTGAACGCGGTGACAAAAGCCGGCTCTTTGATGTGGACGGGAATGACTATATCGATTATGTCATGTCCTGGGGGCCCCTGGTATTGGGGCATCGGCCGCCGGAAGTGATTCAGGCCCTGATGCAGGCCCTGGAGACCGGCACCAGTTTCGGTGCCCCGACCCATCTGGAAACCCAATTGGCGGAACTGGTGACCCAGACGGTGCCGTCCGTGGAAATGGTGCGTATGGTCAATTCCGGCACCGAGGCCACCATGAGCGCCGTCCGTCTGGCCAGAGGGTTTACCGGACGTAACATTATCATCAAATTTGACGGATGCTATCATGGTCATGCCGACACCCTGCTGGTGGCGGCCGGGTCCGGTGTGGCGACCCTGAACATTCCCGGCAGCCCCGGAGTCCCGCAGACAGTGACACAGAACACCTTGTCTCTGCCATACAACGATATCGAAGGATTCAAACAGGTGATGGCCCAGCAGGGGGACCAGGTGGCCGGGGTGATCCTGGAACCGGTGGCCGGCAACATGGGCATGGTACGTCCCCGAGAGGGGTTTCTTGAAACCCTGCGAAAAGAAACACAAAAATACGGGGCAGTGCTGATTTTTGATGAGGTCATGACCGGGTTCCGGGTGGCCAAAAATTCTGCCCAGGGATTGTTCAACATCACACCGGACCTGACCTGTTTCGGCAAAATTATCGGGGGCGGCCTGCCCGTGGGGGCCTACGGCGGAAAAAAAGAGATCATGTCCCAGATCGCACCCACAGGGCCGGTGTACCAGGCCGGCACCCTGTCGGGTAATCCTTTGGCCATGGCCGCCGGCATTGCCACTTTGACCGCTTTGCAGAAAGACGGGGTGTATGACACACTGGAAACCCGGACAAGCGATTTGATGAACGGGTTCAAGGCGGCGGCGGATGAAGCGGGTATTCCCTTTCAGTCCGGGCATGTGGGGTCCATGGCCGGGTTCTTTTTCACCGACCGGAAAGTGGTTGATTTTCAAGATGCCAAAACCAGTGATCTGGACCGGTTTGCCGCATTTTATCGAGGCATGCTGGCAAAAGGTATTTACCTGGCACCGTCTCAGTTCGAGGCCTGTTTTGTTTCTCTGGCTCATACAAAAAAAGACATTGATGACACCATTGCCGCGGCCAAAGCCGTGATGGCGGAAATTTAG
- a CDS encoding TetR/AcrR family transcriptional regulator, producing MGIHERKQREKQRRRRDIINAARKIFSVKGFNSATMEEIATEAELSPGTLYLYFKNKEELHTSLSIDILKYLTTQIQEVVNLDICVEEKMERFRDVFIDVYGYDASILINLFHLQSGETLHNLSDEMMQHLKKNSARAHGAIIQVIKEGIDKGIFIDEHPVALADVLWGSYAGVVLWVDSKKKLDDHKDFVKSTLTTAFKVIIQGLKKN from the coding sequence ATGGGCATACACGAGAGAAAACAAAGAGAAAAACAACGCCGGCGCCGGGATATTATCAATGCCGCACGTAAAATTTTTTCCGTCAAGGGCTTTAACAGCGCGACCATGGAAGAGATCGCCACTGAAGCGGAATTAAGCCCCGGTACCTTGTATCTGTATTTCAAGAACAAGGAGGAACTGCACACATCCCTTTCCATTGATATCCTTAAATACCTGACCACCCAGATTCAGGAAGTCGTCAACCTGGATATCTGTGTGGAAGAAAAGATGGAGCGGTTCAGAGATGTTTTCATCGATGTGTATGGCTATGATGCCAGCATACTGATCAATCTGTTTCACCTGCAGTCGGGTGAAACCCTTCACAATCTGTCCGATGAGATGATGCAGCACCTCAAGAAAAACTCGGCCCGGGCCCATGGCGCGATCATTCAGGTGATCAAGGAAGGCATTGACAAAGGGATTTTCATTGATGAGCACCCGGTGGCCTTGGCAGATGTGCTGTGGGGATCCTACGCCGGGGTGGTGCTCTGGGTGGATTCCAAAAAAAAGCTGGACGATCATAAAGATTTTGTCAAATCAACGCTCACCACGGCATTTAAAGTCATTATTCAGGGTTTGAAAAAAAACTGA